Proteins found in one Lycium ferocissimum isolate CSIRO_LF1 chromosome 6, AGI_CSIRO_Lferr_CH_V1, whole genome shotgun sequence genomic segment:
- the LOC132060299 gene encoding uncharacterized protein LOC132060299 translates to MKFTTKTKENNNNTNNSSISKESWGMGFFFIFFPEEDDNNINNNNNIHNKKHNFSLSSSSYSPSFKSINTILKRSNSSHLLSKAQSTISICALLIFITLLLFTLSTFEPTNTIQYHKQKHPLPTRPVSTRQKPLVFFPHALQGMGSLYRRGTRAMQDVIVAHVTESVTVKELKYFLRLVHRTGSTCKSDIVFIFSSRTSSFDNVTVAENNSFLKLLKNYTSNFDPASSYPTLFDPTRFVISGLKEKESGEPIWGRKIRSSNNNSNGNVTELTHHESTRLSYGSVVSFDVGELDTENSLSGFLEHVPMSLRRWACYPMLLGRVRRNYKHVMLVDVKEFIVLGDSLSQLKNHSPESVILTTIPSKRKNSEKRQINPGIVFGGARGVRRLANAMLTEIVRVIMQHKRRNLVSESVLFNQLVGNEFILKNVNLIVSGESIHELSSLTGLLNSKSGSNSFNTSKFPIIRRGNSNLDVSYVFKKYLCSSPLDSIAYSDC, encoded by the coding sequence atgaaattcacaacaaaaaccaaagaaaacaataacaacaccaacaatagcAGCATTAGTAAAGAAAGTTGGGGTATGggttttttcttcatatttttcccAGAAGAAGAtgataacaatatcaacaacaacaacaatattcaCAACAAAAAACACAACTTTTCTTTGTCTTCATCATCATATTCTCCATCATTTAAATCCATTAACACAATCCTCAAGCGTTCCAATTCATCTCATCTTCTTTCCAAAGCACAATCAACAATTTCAATTTGCGCACTTTTAATATTCATCACACTTCTCCTCTTCACTCTCTCAACTTTCGAACCCACAAATACCATACAATATCACAAACAAAAACACCCACTCCCGACCCGACCCGTTTCGACCCGACAAAAACCGTTGGTGTTCTTCCCACATGCATTGCAAGGTATGGGTTCGTTGTATAGAAGAGGAACAAGAGCCATGCAAGACGTCATTGTCGCACACGTGACCGAATCTGTAACGGTAAAAGAACTGAAGTACTTCCTTCGTTTGGTGCACAGAACTGGATCCACTTGTAAATCCGACattgtatttatattttcatcCAGAACCAGTTCGTTCGACAACGTCACTGTCGCAGAGAACAACTCTTTCTTGAAGCTCCTCAAGAATTATACCTCGAATTTCGACCCGGCCAGTTCCTACCCGACCCTGTTTGACCCGACCCGCTTTGTGATTTCGGGTCTGAAAGAGAAGGAAAGTGGAGAACCAATATGGGGTAGGAAAATTCGGAGCAGTAATAATAACAGTAACGGGAACGTGACCGAGTTGACTCATCACGAGTCGACTCGGTTGAGTTATGGCTCGGTGGTGAGTTTTGATGTAGGCGAACTCGATACCGAGAACTCGTTATCGGGTTTTTTAGAACATGTTCCAATGAGTTTGAGAAGATGGGCTTGTTACCCGATGTTATTGGGCCGGGTACGAAGGAATTACAAGCACGTAATGTTAGTGGACGTAAAGGAATTTATCGTACTGGGTGACTCACTGAGTCAACTCAAGAATCATAGTCCTGAATCCGTTATATTAACAACAATTCCTAGTAAGAGAAAGAATTCCGAGAAAAGACAAATTAACCCGGGCATTGTTTTTGGTGGGGCCCGAGGAGTACGTAGACTCGCGAACGCGATGTTAACGGAGATTGTTCGGGTTATAATGCAACATAAAAGGagaaacttggtatcagagtcgGTACTGTTTAATCAACTTGTTGGGAATGAGTTTATATTGAAGAATGTGAATTTGATCGTATCGGGTGAGTCAATTCATGAACTGAGTTCACTCACTGGGTTATTGAACTCGAAATCGGGTTCTAATTCGTTTAATACTTCGAAATTTCCAATTATTAGGCGTGGAAATAGTAATTTAGATGTTAGTTATGTTTTTAAGAAGTATTTGTGTTCTTCTCCTTTGGATTCTATAGCTTATAGTGATTGTTAG